Proteins encoded in a region of the Vigna radiata var. radiata cultivar VC1973A unplaced genomic scaffold, Vradiata_ver6 scaffold_405, whole genome shotgun sequence genome:
- the LOC106778368 gene encoding UV-B-induced protein At3g17800, chloroplastic: MQVSSAISDVLVVLPPSASLRLPEFRHLHAFAVSDAKGFLSGGFLKSCPSSYNPKHYNEFYNFRARGLVARASANAGGNSAPYAPLQFESPVGQLLEQISNTHPHLLPAAIDQQLENLQTARDAQKESSTSSDDSLYKRIAEVKEKEKRTTLEEIMYCSIVHKFLENNISMIPKVTATSDPTGRVDLWPNQELKLEAVHSPEAFEMIQSHLSLVLGDRLVGPLQTIVQISKIKLGKLYAASIMYGYFLKRVDERFQLERSMGTLPKDLGKTKSFEEPSPGIKLWDPDSLIRVQDYDDDSYSDSDYMDTEGKSFRLRAYVMQLDAETLQRLATVRSKEAISLIEKQTQALFGRPDIRVSGDGSIETSNDELLSLTFSGLTMLVLEAVAFGSFLWDKENYVESKYPFLNE, from the exons ATGCAGGTTTCGAGTGCTATCAGTGACGTTTTGGTTGTGCTTCCGCCTTCTGCATCTCTCAGACTACCGGAATTTCGCCACTTGCATGCTTTTGCTGTTTCTGATGCCAAGGGTTTTCTTTCTGGTGGATTTCTTAAA AGCTGTCCTTCGTCTTACAATCCCAAGCACTACAATGAATTCTACAATTTCCGAGCTAGAGGTTTAGTTGCAAGAGCATCAGCTAATGCAGGGGGCAATTCGGCGCCTTATGCTCCTCTCCAATTCGAGTCACCAGTTGGTCAGCTTTTGGAACAAATTTCAAATACCCATCCACATCTACTGCCAGCGGCCATTGATCAGCAACTAGAGAATCTTCAGACTGCTAGAGATGCCCAGAAAGAATCGTCTACTTCATCTGATGATTCCCTTTACAA GAGGATAGCTGAAgtcaaagagaaagagaagcgAACGACATTGGAAGAGATCATGTACTGCTCAATTGTGCATAAATTTTTAGAGAACAACATTTCAATGATTCCAAAAGTAACAGCAACATCAGATCCAACTGGTCGAGTGGATTTATGGCCAAATCAAGAGCTGAAACTAGAAGCTGTGCATTCTCCAGAGGCATTCGAGATGATTCAGAGTCACTTATCTCTGGTACTAGGAGATAGGCTTGTGGGTCCCCTTCAGACAATTGTTCAGATTAGTAAAATTAAACTGGGAAAGCTGTATGCTGCTTCCATAATGTACGGATACTTTCTCAAAAGAGTTGATGAACGGTTTCAACTTGAGAGGTCAATGGGAACCCTCCCTAAGGATTTGGGAAAGACTAAAAGTTTTGAGGAACCATCACCAGGTATCAAGCTTTGGGATCCTGATTCCTTGATCAGAGTTCAGGATTACGACGATGACAGTTATAGTGATAGTGATTACATGGATACAGAAGGAAAATCTTTCAGACTAAGAGCTTATGTGATGCAGTTGGATGCAGAGACACTTCAGAGACTTGCTACTGTACGATCAAAGGAAGCTATATCATTGATTGAAAAGCAAACTCAGGCACTGTTTGGAAGGCCTGATATCCGTGTGTCTGGTGATGGTTCAATTGAAACATCCAATGATGAATTGCTTTCACTCACTTTCTCTGGCTTGACCATGCTAGTTTTGGAAGCTGTTGCTTTTGGATCATTCCTCTGGGACAAGGAAAACTATGTTGAATCCAAGTACCCTTTTCTTAATGAGTAG
- the LOC106778369 gene encoding protein AE7, with product MVSGLINANPIIYEKKERRTRAAPTALQDEYAVEPIDQQEIFDHIRDIKDPEHPYSLEELKVITEEAVEVDDQRNYVRITFTPTVEHCSMATIIGLCLRVKLMRSLPSRYKVDIRVAPGSHATEAAVNKQLNDKERVAAALENPNLLDMVDECLAPSYY from the exons ATGGTATCTGGGTTAATCAATGCGAATCCTATCATATATGAAAAGAAAGAGCGTCGAACCCGAGCTGCTCCAACTGCTCTCCAAGATGAGTATGCTGTTGAACCAATTGACCAACAAGAGATTTTTG ATCATATAAGAGATATAAAGGACCCTGAGCACCCATACTCCTTGGAAGAGCTTAAGGTGATCACGGAGGAAGCAGTTGAAGTTGATGACCAGCGAAATTATGTTAg GATTACATTTACTCCAACAGTGGAACATTGTAGTATGGCAACAATTATAGGTCTATGCTTACGCGTCAAGCTCATGAGAAGCTTGCCTTCACGATACAAG GTGGATATCAGAGTAGCACCTGGATCTCATGCAACTGAAGCTGCAG TTAACAAACAATTAAATGATAAAGAACGCGTAGCAGCTGCTCTGGAAAACCCAAACCTTCTGGATATGGTTGATGAATGCCTTGCTCCGTCTTACTACTGA